The Xiphophorus couchianus chromosome 14, X_couchianus-1.0, whole genome shotgun sequence genome includes a region encoding these proteins:
- the LOC114157641 gene encoding Fc receptor-like protein 5 isoform X2 has protein sequence MQMVFLRLLFLTSLLCSSTHQARLVVDFSSSQLFEGTRVALKCEADDGSEGWTVKRNTTKRLSTCGEGWGKRTNSSCTIEFLFVQDTGLYWCESMSGSSSSSSSIQLSVSGGSVILQSPVLPVMEGDDVTLSCRAKNPTHNLPAAFYKDGVFIGNESSGNLILHHVSRSDEGLYKCNVKGHGESPSSRISVKAKPPVTPPSSGAAPSASGPVQLTYTVLRHLVVFCPYFISTIILVSLYQPRPLENNLENSPPTESEQGTEVKVKITTNNYV, from the exons ATGCAAATGGTTTTTCTGCGCCTGCTGT TTTTGACGTCTCTGCTGTGCAGCTCGACACATCAAG CTCGTCTTGTTGTGGATTTCAGCTCCTCTCAGCTTTTTGAAGGAACCCGAGTGGCTCTGAAATGTGAGGCGGACGACGGCTCTGAAGGCTGGACCGTGAAGAGAAACACAACCAAACGGCTGTCAACGTGTGGAGAGGGCTGGGGGAAACGGACCAACTCCTCCTGCACCATCGAATTCCTCTTTGTACAGGATACTGGTCTGTACTGGTGTGAGTCCATGTCTggatcctccagcagcagcagcagcatccagctCTCTGTCTCTG gTGGATCAGTGATCCTGCAGAGTCCTGTCCTCCCTGTGATGGAGGGAGATGACgtcactctgagctgcagagcaaaGAATCCAACCCACAACCTCCCAGCTGCTTTCTATAAAGATGGCGTCTTCATCGGCAACGAGTCTTCAGGCAACCTGATCCTCCACCATGTTTCCAGATCTGATGAAGGCCTCTATAAATGTAATGTCAAAGGTCACGGAGAGTCTCCGTCCAGCAGGATCTCTGTCAAAG ccAAACCTCCAGTCACCCCGCCGTCCTCCGGAGCCGCGCCCTCCGCCTCGGGCCCAGTACAGCTCACATACACAGTGCTgcgccacctggtggtgttCTGCCCATACTTCATCTCCACCATCATCCTGGTGTCGTTATATCAACCCAGACCATTAG AAAACAACCTGGAAAATTCCCCACCCACAGAGTCTGAGCAGGGAACAGAGGTCAAGGTCAAAATTACCACAAATAATTACGTGTAA
- the LOC114157641 gene encoding Fc receptor-like protein 5 isoform X1: MQMVFLRLLFLTSLLCSSTHQARLVVDFSSSQLFEGTRVALKCEADDGSEGWTVKRNTTKRLSTCGEGWGKRTNSSCTIEFLFVQDTGLYWCESMSGSSSSSSSIQLSVSGGSVILQSPVLPVMEGDDVTLSCRAKNPTHNLPAAFYKDGVFIGNESSGNLILHHVSRSDEGLYKCNVKGHGESPSSRISVKAKPPVTPPSSGAAPSASGPVQLTYTVLRHLVVFCPYFISTIILVSLYQPRPLAENNLENSPPTESEQGTEVKVKITTNNYV, translated from the exons ATGCAAATGGTTTTTCTGCGCCTGCTGT TTTTGACGTCTCTGCTGTGCAGCTCGACACATCAAG CTCGTCTTGTTGTGGATTTCAGCTCCTCTCAGCTTTTTGAAGGAACCCGAGTGGCTCTGAAATGTGAGGCGGACGACGGCTCTGAAGGCTGGACCGTGAAGAGAAACACAACCAAACGGCTGTCAACGTGTGGAGAGGGCTGGGGGAAACGGACCAACTCCTCCTGCACCATCGAATTCCTCTTTGTACAGGATACTGGTCTGTACTGGTGTGAGTCCATGTCTggatcctccagcagcagcagcagcatccagctCTCTGTCTCTG gTGGATCAGTGATCCTGCAGAGTCCTGTCCTCCCTGTGATGGAGGGAGATGACgtcactctgagctgcagagcaaaGAATCCAACCCACAACCTCCCAGCTGCTTTCTATAAAGATGGCGTCTTCATCGGCAACGAGTCTTCAGGCAACCTGATCCTCCACCATGTTTCCAGATCTGATGAAGGCCTCTATAAATGTAATGTCAAAGGTCACGGAGAGTCTCCGTCCAGCAGGATCTCTGTCAAAG ccAAACCTCCAGTCACCCCGCCGTCCTCCGGAGCCGCGCCCTCCGCCTCGGGCCCAGTACAGCTCACATACACAGTGCTgcgccacctggtggtgttCTGCCCATACTTCATCTCCACCATCATCCTGGTGTCGTTATATCAACCCAGACCATTAG CAGAAAACAACCTGGAAAATTCCCCACCCACAGAGTCTGAGCAGGGAACAGAGGTCAAGGTCAAAATTACCACAAATAATTACGTGTAA